The following coding sequences are from one Lycium ferocissimum isolate CSIRO_LF1 chromosome 3, AGI_CSIRO_Lferr_CH_V1, whole genome shotgun sequence window:
- the LOC132049395 gene encoding cysteine-rich receptor-like protein kinase 25 has protein sequence MMPAKNCPIFHIFCSILFAAITSADPWRYDCELTSTWSTPNNSTTIFRDNLNSLLSTLSSNAKNQNGFFNSTSGHDTSDTAYGLFLCRGDVSADICKKCVTNATKDIVKWCPLEKEAVVCYDYCMLRYSDKNIFGVWDQDTVIDSSDDRHNVSEPQRFHKVLANLMNELETRVANDDRKDKKFATQEANFTHGQKIYALAQCTPDISSDICKACLSEAISYFPTSCKKSKSCRVVLLNCFVWYEFFLFYDSKASAPPLYPPRSFASTEDDRRGKWPFSARNRIVVIAVPVISIVFITVTVSFSCFRRKVNDKQGRPQDINERSNAKPLHYNFGAIQDATNNFSFGNRIGRGGFGDVYKGKLPNGQEIAVKRLSQSSIQGAEEFKSEVLLVAKLQHRNLVKLLGFCLQGVERILIYEFVPNRSLDYYLFDAERQRTLNWAVRLMIIRGIARGLLYLHEDCPLKIVHRDLKPNNILLDAEMNPRISDFGMARIFGADQTQGNTKRVAGTYGYMSPEYVMYGQYSIKSDVFSFGVLTLEIVTGKKNSSFYESNEANDLPSYAWKHWKENTPLELIDSILEKSYSRNELLRCIQIGLLCVQKDAHRRPTMGSVVLMLSSNSVTLPIPQRPAFFASSKTEIRPKEFTFDEYSSSMYIDEASVTKTMTNDI, from the exons ATGATGCCTGCCAAAAACTGCCctatatttcatattttctgcAGCATTCTCTTTGCTGCAATTACCTCTGCAGACCCTTGGAGATACGATTGCGAATTAACATCAACTTGGAGCACTCCAAATAATAGTACTACTATTTTCAGAGACAACCTTAATTCTCTGCTTTCCACTTTGTCCTCAAACGCCAAAAATCAAAATGGATTCTTCAATTCCACATCTGGCCACGACACTTCAGACACAGCCTACGGGCTGTTTCTCTGTCGCGGCGATGTTTCTGCTGATATTTGTAAAAAATGCGTCACGAATGCTACTAAAGACATTGTGAAGTGGTGTCCCCTTGAAAAAGAGGCTgtggtatgttatgattattGTATGTTACGCTATTCGGATAAGAATATATTTGGTGTATGGGATCAGGATACCGTTATTGATAGCTCCGATGATAGACATAACGTCAGTGAACCACAAAGGTTTCACAAGGTATTGGCGAATTTGATGAATGAATTGGAAACTCGTGTTGCTAATGATGATCGGAAAGACAAGAAATTTGCAACCCAAGAAGCCAATTTCACCCACGGTCAGAAG ATATATGCGCTGGCACAGTGCACGCCTGATATTTCAAGTGATATTTGTAAAGCATGTTTATCAGAAGCTATCTCCTATTTCCCAACTTCCTGTAAGAAATCGAAAAGTTGCAGGGTGGTCCTGTTGAATTGCTTTGTTTGGTATGAGTTCTTTCTCTTTTACGATTCGAAAGCCTCTGCGCCGCCTCTGTACCCTCCTCGGAGTTTTGCAAGCACCGAAGATGATCGTAGAGGAAAATGGCCTTTTTCAGCAAGAAATAGGATTGTTGTCATTGCAGTTCCAGTTATTTCCATAGTGTTTATCACTGTGACCGTGTCCTTCAGTTGCTTCAGAAGGAAAGTAAATGATAAACAGGGTAGGCCTCAAG ATATAAATGAACGTTCTAATGCCAAACCCTTGCATTATAACTTCGGTGCTATTCAAGATGCCACAAATAACTTTTCCTTTGGAAACAGAATTGGCCGTGGTGGATTTGGTGACGTGTACAAG GGTAAACTTCCAAATGGGCAAGAGATTGCTGTGAAAAGGCTTTCACAAAGCTCAATTCAAGGAGCAGAGGAGTTTAAGAGTGAGGTTCTACTGGTTGCTAAGCTGCAACATAGGAACTTAGTGAAACTATTGGGATTTTGTCTGCAAGGAGTAGAAAGGATACTCATCTATGAGTTTGTGCCCAACAGAAGCCTCGACTACTATTTATTTG atgcagAGAGACAAAGGACATTGAATTGGGCAGTTCGTTTGATGATTATTAGGGGCATTGCACGTGGACTACTTTACCTTCATGAAGATTGTCCTCTAAAAATCGTGCATCGTGATCTCAAGCCAAACAATATACTGTTAGATGCTGAAATGAACCCAAGAATATCAGATTTTGGAATGGCCAGGATTTTTGGAGCTGATCAAACTCAAGGTAACACAAAGAGGGTCGCTGGAACATA TGGTTATATGTCCCCGGAATATGTAATGTATGGCCAATACTCTATCAAGTCTGATGTCTTCAGCTTTGGCGTCCTAACGTTGGAGATTGTAACTGGAAAGAAAAATAGTTCCTTCTATGAATCAAATGAAGCCAATGACCTTCCCAGCTAT GCTTGGAAGCATTGGAAGGAAAATACACCTTTAGAGTTGATTGAttcaattctagaaaaatctTATTCAAGAAATGAACTTCTTAGGTGCATACAAATTGGACTTTTGTGTGTACAAAAAGATGCTCACAGAAGGCCTACAATGGGCTCAGTTGTTCTAatgcttagtagtaattcagtAACTTTGCCCATTCCTCAAAGACCAGCTTTTTTTGCTAGTAGTAAAACGGAGATCCGGCCCAAAGAGTTCACATTTGATGAATATTCTTCAAGCATGTATATAGATGAAGCATCTGTTACAAAGACAATGACAAATGATATTTGA
- the LOC132050779 gene encoding uncharacterized protein LOC132050779, with protein sequence MFEDFVFDTAPSASPAPGAAQEPSHQASQEAVDTQVHSSTPVDPSPAPGLTQETVEEPAQEPSHQASQEAVDTQVHSSASVDGSPDEIDEEPCYESAPPPTVISYRKHVMNRGPGRKKGRKGSKDDHAIEHVQIKRRKGDGDDGGGGGVSLRPSQRTLKAPTCGTQIVNVVNKVYPQIISNGVVRYGMHNINDDESLSDYLGSPEEYRDLVSINVLEILQGRDDAFIFTREDDDSRVRTWIEPKDLNRDRCYLAKGMLFASKKVLQRAVKIYCFKDMREFKIDQSNTKIWRLVCRRRYQGCEWLLREIVKPNGMWAITKFRERHTCDMEENRADHYNLDTNMIAQVLLKDVAESPRFPIKDCIRNVQTVYSKTISNRKGFLGRRRAFEMVFGNWHTSFQSLPRYMAAL encoded by the exons ATGTTCGAGGACTTCGTGTTTGATACGGCACCATCTGCATCTCCTGCTCCGGGGGCCGCTCAGGAGCCTTCTCACCAGGCATCTCAGGAGGccgtcgacacacag gttcattcgTCTACGCCTGTGGACCCATCTCCTGCACCCGGGCTCACTCAAGAGACCGTTGAGGAGCCAGCTCAGGAGCCCTCTCACCAGGCATCTCAGGAGGCCGTtgacacacag gttcattccTCTGCGTCTGTGGACGGGTCTCCTGATGAGATTGACGAGGAACCATGTTATGAATCGGCCCCACCGCCCACCGTCATCTCCTATAGAAAGCATGTTATGAACCGGGGTCCGGGTCGAAAGAAGGGAAGGAAGGGAAGCAAGGATGATCATGCCATAGAGCATGTACAGATTAAGAGGAGGAAGGGGGATGgagatgatggtggtggtggtggggttAGCCTTAGGCCTAGCCAGAGAACTCTAAAGGCTCCCACTTGTGGGACACAGATTGTGAATGTTGTAAATAAagt ATATCCACAAATAATATCAAACGGTGTAGTGCGTTATGGCATGCACAATATCAACGATGATGAATCTTTGAGTGATTATTTGGGATCGCCGGAAGAATACCGTGATTTAGTATCcattaatgttcttgagat CCTGCAGGGTCGTGATGATGCATTTATCTTCACAAGAGAAGATGATGATAGTCGCGTAAGAACCTGGATTGAGCCAAAGGATCTCAACAGAGATCGATGCTACCTTGCAAAGGGAATGTTGTTCGCATCCAAAAAGGTGTTGCAACGGGctgtcaaaatttattgttttaaggacATGAGGGAGTTTAAGATTGATCAGTCAAACACAAAGATATGGAGGCTAGTTTGTAGACGACGGTATCAAGGCTGTGAGTGGTTGCTTCGGGAAATTGTTAAGCCGAATGGTATGTGGGCTATCACAAAATTCCGCGAaagacacacttgtgatatggaagaaaatcgagcagatcattataatttagatacaaacatgattgctcaagtgttacttaaagacGTTGCCGAATCGCCAAG GTTCCCCATCAAAGATTGTATTCGAAACGTTCAAACCGTATATAGTAAAACTATAAGCAACagaaagggatttctcgggCGTAGACGCGCTTTTGAGATGGTCTTTGGAAATTGGCATACTTCTTTTCAATCACTGCCAAGGTATATGGCGGCTCTATAA